One Pelobates fuscus isolate aPelFus1 chromosome 8, aPelFus1.pri, whole genome shotgun sequence genomic window carries:
- the NEUROD1 gene encoding neurogenic differentiation factor 1, with product MTKSYRDNGLIMTESQGSRGWVDECLNSQDEHEMERKDEDLESLMKDDDEDSLKHNMDEKDEDDGEDDDGDDDDDDDDDEDDEEEDDDQKPRRRGPKKKKMTKARLERFKVRRMKANARERNRMHGLNAALDNLRKVVPCYSKTQKLSKIETLRLAKNYIWALSEILRSGKSPDLVSFVQTLCKGLSQPTTNLVAGCLQLNPRTFLPEQNQDMPPHMQAASASFTLHPYPYQSPGLPSPPYGTMDSSHIFHVKPHTFGPALEPFFESTVTDCTSPSFDGPLSPPLSVNGNFSFKHEPSSEFEKNYAFSMHYPAASIAAAQGHGSLFSNAGPRCEIPIDSIMPYDNHSHHERVMSAQLNAIFHD from the coding sequence ATGACAAAGTCCTACCGAGATAATGGGTTGATAATGACCGAATCCCAAGGATCTAGGGGTTGGGTGGATGAATGTCTGAACTCTCAAGATGAACATGAAATGGAGAGAAAGGACGAGGATTTGGAGAGTTTGATGAAGGATGACGACGAAGATTCCCTCAAGCACAACATGGATGAGAAGGATGAAGATGATGGAGAAGATGATGATGGGGATGATGAtgacgatgatgatgatgatgaagatgATGAAGAGGAAGATGATGACCAAAAACCCAGAAGACGTGGACCTAAGAAGAAGAAGATGACCAAAGCTCGACTGGAGCGATTTAAGGTCAGGAGAATGAAGGCGAACGCCAGAGAGAGGAACAGGATGCATGGACTCAACGCTGCCCTAGACAACCTGCGCAAGGTTGTTCCCTGTTACTCCAAGACCCAAAAGTTGTCCAAGATTGAAACTTTACGCCTGGCTAAAAATTACATCTGGGCTCTTTCTGAAATTCTAAGGTCTGGGAAAAGTCCAGACTTGGTGTCTTTTGTGCAGACCCTCTGCAAAGGTTTATCTCAGCCCACCACCAACCTAGTGGCCGGGTGTCTCCAGCTGAACCCCAGAACATTTCTTCCAGAACAGAACCAGGATATGCCACCCCACATGCAAGCAGCCAGTGCTTCCTTTACTTTGCATCCTTATCCTTACCAATCCCCTGGTCTTCCTAGCCCTCCCTATGGTACCATGGACAGCTCCCATATCTTTCACGTCAAGCCCCACACCTTTGGTCCAGCCCTGGAGCCCTTTTTTGAGAGCACTGTCACTGACTGCACCAGCCCTTCCTTTGATGGGCCCCTGAGTCCTCCCCTGAGTGTAAATGGGAACTTTTCCTTCAAGCATGAGCCTTCCTCAGAATTTGAAAAAAACTATGCCTTCTCAATGCACTATCCTGCAGCAAGCATTGCAGCAGCCCAGGGCCATGGGTCACTTTTTTCTAATGCTGGTCCACGCTGCGAAATCCCTATAGACAGTATTATGCCATATGACAACCATTCCCACCATGAAAGAGTTATGAGTGCCCAGCTTAATGCCATCTTTCACGATTGA